The sequence gatggatggatggatggatggatggatggacattttaggcttattctcaaattcagattgtgttagggggatgggattattaggcaattttaatcggacaatttgactggagagatttaattttgtcggacattgaattttttaccggccaatgtccggtaattactggacaacggaaaccctggcaCTGTGCAGTAAATGTTAAAGACCTGCTAGATGTTTGATTGCTGCCAATATGGATGTGATTGTGGTCGCTGATGCCCCCAAATAAAAACCACACCATAGTTATTATCTCTCTGAAGTTTCACCCCCCTGAATTTTACTCTTCCAGTAACCAACAGGGCATTGCTTGCACATGTTCTAACAGGAGGGGGGAAACATGCAGTTTTTTGCCCAGGAACTGGCCTTAAAATactaagaatacatttttaatggtaataaacaaacacataatcGAGGAAACGTTATTACATAGGGGGTGTGAGACTAAATAAACTGAATATGCCTCTAATAACCAAGCTAACTCACTATTAAGGCAGATTGTAATACATGTAAATACACCAATATCAGACAATGCAGTGATTGGCTGAATTATCTTCATCAGGTTCTAGGACCTTAATCTTCTCAGGAAATCAGACATCAGTAAAGTGTGAAGATGCTTGCACCACCCAATGGCCATTAAGAGAAAGTTCACCCAATCCATTTCACATACACTAAGGGCTACACACAAAAAGCAAGAGAATGAGAGATTTTAATTTGCCTATTTGCAAGTATATTTGAATTCATATTACAcaagacaaatatttattatataaattaaaaatagtcAATTTGCTATTGACATATTTAACGCTGTAATTGTGCTAATCTATACAGGAAGAAAACTTGTTTAAACTCAAATATTTCCAACATAATAATGAatgttcaggaaaaaaaaaaaaacacaaaaaaaacagctgaATCAGGGATAAATAGAGGCTCCCTCTATTTTaaatatcattaaatatatttCCCATACAATGTCAGGTTGAAATTCTTAATGAAATGTTTTGATAGGGAAGAAAACATTGACTAATGGCTTCATTTGTGATACACACATTTTACTTCAGCAAGCATTCCAGATCTTCAGGGAGCAGTccaatgttatttcacaaatcaTATCAGAAATACATTGACTGACCTGTGGTTCAATATGCAAATAAAGCAAGTAAATAGAATGGGTTGCCCTTGGATTTTGTCTTCATTGCAAACAGATTTGTCACTAATGAGTAGCAGATTATAATTGCTGAAAGTACATAAAGGTGGCAATTATTGGTTTATTTCTATTGATACTAAGGGTGCTATCACATAACATCTATATACAACAACTTTATTGTTTAAAGTTACTGTTTAAGGGAGAAGACAAATCTTCATCTTGCAGTACAGCCTCTGAAACAATCCATTGTGTTGTATCCAGTTGGATAATTCACAGTGGTTTCTATAAATGCTGTTCCAATTAGTGATAATTGCTCCTTAatagaatgcaagtgaacatGTGTTTTAGATTTATTTTCTAAGCTTTACAACAAAGatgttattaataaatatttagatTGGATTTTCCACCAGGCACTTGCTAGTGATGTTCAACATGACAAGAGAGAGGTAATTATGGAGTGGTGGTTGTGTAGTGagttaaagcacagaactggtaagcagaaggttgctgattcaatccccacagtcaccaccattgcttgtgcaaggcacttaactccaggttgctctgggggattgtccctgtaataagggctctgtaatttgCTCTGGATAAAGCatctggcaaatgcataaatgtagacgTTATTTCTGAAATGTTTCAAATGAATGAATTGCAGCTTTAGATAAATTAGCATTCAAGTATTCATGCCCATTAGCCCTCATTTGGCAATCATACACTAGGTAGTAGGTACACTAAACTATAGGTTTAGTGAAGGTACACTAAACTATTTTACCAGTGAAAAGAATGACATCATCAGCTAATATCAAAGCATTTGGAACAAGtgcatttttttcttgggcaTTACAATTAGCCTGTGGTCAATAACCAAACAATTTAACAAGTAGAACTCCACaaggttttaaaatagatgtaATTGCTTGCATCcccataaaattaaaaaatagttCACCAAATTCTGTCACAATCTACtcacatttttttcttctgtgaaacaaaataaatgatatattttATCACTGGATGGAAAAGACCTGCATGAGGATTCTAatacatgtcatttatttttttccacaataaaTCAGTCATGCAGGTAttgaatgacataagggtgtgtaaataatgtcaCATATGTAATTTGTTGTTAGCTATTTATTTTACCACATAGCCAGCACATAATAAGCCTTATAAGACGTTCCAAAGCTGAGGGGTTTCAAAACCATCCCTTTGACTCTGGTGCCCCCTTGGGGAGAGAAATTATAGACATAGCAGGCAATCCTGAATGTATGAACATAACATATATTTGCACAGGCCTTTATCCTCAGACCACCTGTTTTAGTTTTCCATAACAGGATCATTGTTATTGTTATAACATCTCCCAAGAATCCCCCAAGTGTTGCCCCATTATGGTTTCAGAACACTTGTTCCCTCTTATCAAGGACACTGTGAATGTCATGACCAGAGCAGATTAGTCTATATGTGATTAGTCTATCACACTTCTTCCATAGGAAATAAGATCATCACAAACCAATGACATGGGATTTTGgataatcatttttttaaatgagaaagaTTTTTTCACTAGAGAACATAAATTCTGACGTGAGGGTTTGAGTCcaattcactttttaaaaaaagtgaTGAAAGACATTTATTGGGACATTTGGCAGGCCTCATTTTTAAGATTGTTAATAATAGGACTTAAATTGATCCTTCAGTAGTGTGAATTAATACAGAATACATGTATATTTGCTTGGGTCAATTTCTGTATCTTAGGGATCCCGATTTTGCAGAACCCATTAATGCTCCCAGACAGACACTTGTCTACTTTAttataacttttaaataaaactgtttTTTAAACAAGTAGCTTACTTCAAAAGTAATATACACAATGGCCTTTTAAAAACATCCTAGTTGTGTTGATTGTTTCAACTTCAATAGActgcatttaaataatttcagtttGACAATTctgtttttaagcatttaaaCGCACAAGCATCACAAATGATCAGGTCACCAGATGTACACTTAACTCGCACTGCAACATTGGTAATGAGTAACAAGTTGTAAATGACAGGTAGCAACATATGAACCCAAGATACAGAAATGTCTGTTCATAAAGAACATTTATGCTGTTCAGTAAATTGTATGAACAGAAAACATGTCAGACATCATTGTCTCACATACGAGAAACATAATAATGCATATAATTGggccaatctggccattctccattgactgctctcatcaacaaggcagaactgacactcactggatgttttttggcatcattctgagtaaactctagcgactgttgtgcatgaacatcccaggagatcaacagatacagaaatactcaaaccaacccaacaattatgccaaggtcgaaatcactgagagaaattttttccccattctgatggttgaacattaactgaaggcattcctaaaaaagtgctcagtgagtgtatgcaaGAAAGTAGACCAATCaaaattgaaaatgcaaaaacaatAACATCACAGTGGATTACATTTGAAGTGCTAAACATTCTATGATTTTTAATTGTACAGATGAATGGAACCAGCTAAACACACGAGCCCTGGACTGGATGGAGAGAGGAATCACCCCGACTGAATGTCTCGCCAGCGGGCACGACCTCCCATGGCTAACCTGGAAGACCCTCAACAGATTACGAGTGGAACAGGGCAGGTGCAAAGCACTTATGAAAACATGGAACCACCAGACAGACGACACATGTAGCTGCGGAGCAGTACAGACAATGTCCCATCTACTGGAGTGTGAAAACGCCCCTCAGTGCAGTGCCCAGGATCTGGCTGAACCAACTACATCAGCTGTGATCTGCGCCAGATATTGGCAGAACGACATCTGAGATTGCAACGGACTCGAAGAAGAAGAATTGTACAGTAAGTCAATGGGAGATTTTAAAACTCttataaatatttcttaaatgaTAAAACCAGCACACATAAAACTGAAATTATcaacaaaacaaagtttgaatggagTGTATGGACTGGTTAAGCAGTTGTGGTAGAATTAATTGTGAAAATGAGTTAGTGTTAGTAGTTTAGAATGAATCCCTAACTCGtatgtttgaggaatatcaatacaatgctgccttgcaagcactggtattCATGCATATGTAAATGCAATCAACCTTTTAGCATTTGCAAAACAATCACTTTAAAGTTTATATTtaatcttttataaaaaaataaaaaaaagcataagTAGCTGTTGACTGATCATACTGATCATTAATTACtcatttgttgtttgttgttcaaaGTCGTTTACTTCTGATTCCTGATTGTTTGTGAGACCCTCACCCTTCAAGTCCCTGCTGTTTACTGAACATTATGATCTTGCACAGATACTAAAATACAAAATAGCAAGTGGTGCATAAGGTAAGGCAGTAAGAGAGTTACAATATTAAACCTTTCtagacatactgtataaaagTAAGAGACTAGGTCACTGGGGAAGTGCGTGTGTGAAAATTGAGAAAGACATAGATGTGTTGCGTTCCTTACAGTGAACAATCTTTATGGGCCAGATAAGGATCGTGCAGAGGCCGAGAGCTGCTAAAATGGCCACTCCACCAGTGACAATGACCATGGCATAGTGGTAATACCATACACAGGCTGGACAGCATACTATCGTGCTGAATAGAagagaaatcacacacacacacacacacaaattatagaACTCCCCCATAGATTGAAACATTAAACAGCCTTTTATCTTCCCTTTTGAATATTTATACAAGTAGGCAAGTATACGCACTTACTGGCAGGGGTGCAAAGCTTGGATGATCATAACTCCCAGACCATTAGCAATCTTGTCTGTGAAGCTCATAGCACCATACACAAATGCCCCACTTTGCTGTCAAAGAACAAATTATTAGATCAGAATCATGCACACGTTTAAACATCCCGAGAcataatttttacacatttgaaaCTGGTATCTCTGAAGCAAATGCCTATTTTCACTTCTGCAAACACCTGCTTTTCTTAGTTTCAACCCTGCTCTTTCAGTCATGCGTTACCATTACAGTTTTGCAGCCCTGATATATGAAGAAAGGCTAAATATACAAAACACTCACTGTTTGATCTCCTATGAGTTCAGCCGTCATGGCAAGTGACATCACTTGGATGGTAGCTGACCCCACCCCTAATAATACAGCTGCCCCATACACCTTGTCTCCCATATGTGTGTCCAGCAGCACCCAATAGGAGAACGCAAGAATCAGCAGCAGtcccaaaaaaatgtaatctattaATAAAGAACAAGGAAACATTAATGTGAATAAAGTACATAAACACTTCCATTCTATTAAACTGGCCTCCAATACTTAGAATTGTCTAATGTttgtttataatttcatttatattaatgtcttctgaaaacTGAAAGGATGAGAACAGTTTAGACAAAAgagccatttttttaattattatgatCAAAATCAGGGCTATAGGAGGTCCTTGGGAGGTGCCTTTTTTCCCCCAAGTGGTAATTAGCAAagcaattaaaggaatagctcaccaaaaaatttaaatgttgtgcttttggagcttgacagacccaatctcttttcactttcattatatggaaatagCGACCAGGATATtatccacaaaaataaataaatatataaaaggcTTGGGATCACACATcaataatcagatttttttttttttatgattatcgatatatctgcattttgttttcagatataaatagggctgtctAGTAAAGTGTGAGCTGCAGGGTAAATTTAATGGGGTAGCACATGGACGCACAGCTCTTATGTACTTGAATGAGGGAACACTGAAATCCATGACcgttgagcattccaatttctcccattcgttTTAAAAGAAGTGGCCCATCACTAGCTTAACtcaactcgcatagttttccattaaattcgacccaaatcattatctaaggacaaagattatttactatAGCCATTACAGgattatatattgtttatataaaccTTTCATATTGcctacctttttatttttttagtaacaAGTGTCTTTTGTGGTTTGACAACTTGAATGTAACGTATTTAATGCTAAATACAGAGAAATTGTATAATCATTTTTAGTTGTTTAGTTTGCACAGTAACACctgtttcatacactaacctgcaaactcatcaacgtcactgtTCATTCTTCAAAACgtttgtgtgtatggtgactagaCCCAGATTGGACTGGTTTGCCTTGTCCTGACCATGACCGGCTTtggtaaatgttatatcaccctcttgtggtctcccaacgctattatgccagactacattaaatggaAGGTGGAAGGACAGTGAATTGGAAATCACGCAAATTGGGCTTCTAAATGAAAcataatatattgatgcctcaaaaacgTATGAAGAAAATAACACACCGATCCAcaatgatattttatgacatgccaaaataataattataatcacCTTTTGTGTCACACAATGGAAAGAAAGGCATATATATGGATTTGGTACAATGggagggtgagttaataatgtcagtatttatttttgggtgcagTATACCTTAAAGTCTTTATTTTAAGTCGAGTAGTCAACACTAGGGTGACCCATTTGTATATAAATGATTGCATCTCTGAATACATTATTAGGCTCCTCAAGCAATGTAAGAGTTGGAGGAAAGCTAAATGAGTGAGACAAATGCAAAGTCATACTTAAACATTTCCCTATCAGTTTGCTAAAAGGCTTCATGATAAACGAGGAAGCAAAGCCACTCGTATACATGACCAAGGGAATAATGGCTATGTACTTCTGCAAGACATAAGAGGAAATAAAGATCACTGTGAAGAACAATCATTTTTATAagtttttatctgtttttgtgTCTCTATGGACGTTAATAAGAGTAGCACATATTTAATTTTTGATGGGTGTAAAAAGGGAGACTACGAGGAGTAGAAacacagtctcttcaatgggtatGTACTGTTGTTTAAACTGGTGTTGATCATTCAACTGACAAAACATGGGGAAATAAAATATCACTCAGTTCACACAAAAGCTGTAGATAAAAAGTTTGTAGGGCATTTATACAACTTTATACAGAGCTTGCCATATACCTCACAGCCTAATTTTTAATTcacttcaaaaataaaaaatgacgcTACTCTGAATAAAGGTCTGTAGCTGTCTTACCTTTGGCAGCAGTAGTGTATAGGTGAGATACATGGAAATGTATGTTTGTGACAGGTTCACTATCAGTCTGGTAGACATATAAAGCACAGCCACCTAATAACGGAACAGGGTGTTAAAAATACATGAGATATATTAACTTCAAAAGTGGGTTCTGACAGCCAGTTATAATAGACATTTTATTACTTTACTCGGTTCACATTAGCAAACCACAGTGATTTAGTGATAGCTTCAATGCACTATGCAGATAAGTTTATACAAGCAAAGCATTAAATTACATGCTACTGAAAAGTAACAGTTAAATGTATGCTAATCTGGTAGAATGATGGCTGTCTTAGCCAATGCTGCCACTGCAGCAGATTGGTTTGAGAAGCCACAGTGGAGTTGTTGAGAAGAGGTTGGCATTCCCCAGGACTGGACCCATCATCCTCCTGACTGGGACGTGCTCCCTTCTCCTGTGTGCCCAGGTGAAACAGCAGCGAGAACAGTGCTCCAATGCCCACCACTATGAGACTTAAATTCTGTGTGAAGAGATAATATATTACTGTCTACAGTAAATCAGAGCTGTCCCATTAGGTTTCACCAGGCCTAGATGTTGCAGCCTGCTAGGTAAACTTCAATAGGAGAAGGTGGGAAACAGTTGCTAACCATAAGCCATTGATTACATGCAGCAAAAAGTGAGTACAAAGGCACTGAATGAGACAGAAGCAAACCCAACCTCTTTGAAACCCTGAAAAATGGCTTCCccactttaaaactagcaggtggACATTTTTTGACAATGGTTAATCTTTTCTCACACTTATACGATTTTAAACCTACATCTCACacaaaatatttcttaaaatgtataataagttTATATTAGGACTCTCGATTTAACATATTAATTAAgttcaattaattatataaaaataatgcatcaataaataaaataacgcACTTAATTGTGCCCCCGCACCGTAATAATGAATattatataaaaactaaataaatattatatttagaattttgGATATTTCGGCATAGCGTGGTTAATTAGATAACCaattgtaatcgattgatagCCCTAGTTTATATCCATGCAATGCAAGAAAATGGGGTTCAGAACTTCCAAGTGTacagtgctctgtgcatgcatcaaatgcaaggaagtgtaatcaagcttctgTCACAATGCTGAtgtcaacatttatattaaaaaaaggagttacattttggtctgtttctcgcCAAAAACCGATCGTATCATTTCAAAAGACATTGAATATAGCGTCATGTGAAATAcctgtatgctgcctttatgtcctttttggagcttggaagtgttgtACCCCATTGAGttacattgtatggatataaCACATCATACATCtatgaaaatatctttgttttccacagaagaaagacaaacTAGTTTGAAAAGTCATaaggattaaaaaaattataacagaattatcatttttgggtggactattcctttaaagatggagtatgtaatttctgttacATTAGAACCACcgaatggaactgcaaaaataaatgttgttttcaaatCAGCTTTCTGAATGCGCCCCTTGCCTACAGTTGTTCAACcagtcagatagtcccacccccaactcacgccaaCTCAATAAAGGcgcattattctgctgaaagatGCCACTGCTATCATGGAATACCGTTGTCATGAAAGGGTGcacatggtctgcaacaatctttaggtagattgtacgtgtcaaagtaacatttttacttttatttttcccagcagaacattgtccagagcatcacactgcctccactgCTCTGccttcttcccacagtgcatcctgatgctacctcttccccaggtaaatgacacacacacacacccggacgtccacatgatctaaaagaaaacatgattcatcggaccaggccaccttcttccattgctccatggtccagttttgATGCTCACCTGCACATTGTAGGCGCTTTTGGTGGTGGACAGGAGTCAGCATTAGAACTCCGACTATGGCtacgcagcaagctgtgatgcactgtgtgttctgacacctttccaTCATGGCCAGCATCAAGTTTTTCAAcgatttgtgctacagtagctcttctgtgggattggaccagacaggctagcctttgctccccacatgcatcaatgagctgctctgacccagtcatctagccatcacaattttgcatagtgaggatgtcttcaaaaataatgccataaatagttttcatttatcaattatcatgcaaagtctagtaaacattaaaaagctaaatcaatatttgcttttaaaacacctttgcttttaaaacagccccaattctcctaggtacacctggacacagtttttcttggttgttggcagttgttgtaaaatttgaaaaaaaaaaattttcaaacTTCTTgaactacttcagagttctcatcaaaaaattctCCACATGCggtaaaaataccaacgagagcggaagtaccaatcggatgaaagctcgtttcactttcagtcgtctctcactacgcacttcttcttgaagaattagcagcttcagtatgtcgtcggactaagccatctgtaatgataaaacatttgttctagaattctagaattttaacatacatgacagacatttaatgatcccgaggtagtaagttgttacacttttcaagtggtttcacctgtgaccaatgtctccatactgtacccaaaacccccctgtccagtagaacagaggtgttagtggtcaataccacctgataaggcccatcaaatttcggacctaagggggaaactatctcccgctgtaacatcacattgtcacctatttcaggcaaagcaggcatgtctttttgctcaacattatctcgatctgcttgtcgtgtgctaacactaacccgtgtgtctcgcagactgtcatccaaagctttcagataattttgtaaagtgtctttcaaaggcccggatggtccctcatgttgcaagggggcatcccagggcagccgcatgtagcgacctgtcattacctcaaaagggctgagctgtgtagtcttgttagggctggctctcatgcttaacaaaatcgctgggacagctgcatgccaccctttcccccactccaacaatctctttctcaattaagttttaagcgtacgattagtgcgttcaataaatccgctagattggggcctaaatggaatgtgaaagtgttgcctcacccccatca comes from Xyrauchen texanus isolate HMW12.3.18 chromosome 9, RBS_HiC_50CHRs, whole genome shotgun sequence and encodes:
- the LOC127649477 gene encoding major facilitator superfamily domain-containing protein 12-like, encoding MKLSYSVGHFLNDLCASMRFTYLLVFYHSVLGFQNTNAGVLLLVGQIADGVCTPLIGYESDRTPGCGSYGKRKTWHLVGNFSVLLSFPFVFNQCLGCDLNTPQWISLTYFTPFVVIFQFGWAATQISHLSLIPELVSCEHEKVELTAYRYVFTVMANITVYAVAWLMFHFQGDDPTITDNLGPADIAVFRNLSLIVVGIGALFSLLFHLGTQEKGARPSQEDDGSSPGECQPLLNNSTVASQTNLLQWQHWLRQPSFYQISIHLTVAVLYMSTRLIVNLSQTYISMYLTYTLLLPKKYIAIIPLVMYTSGFASSFIMKPFSKLIGKCLNYIFLGLLLILAFSYWVLLDTHMGDKVYGAAVLLGVGSATIQVMSLAMTAELIGDQTQSGAFVYGAMSFTDKIANGLGVMIIQALHPCHTIVCCPACVWYYHYAMVIVTGGVAILAALGLCTILIWPIKIVHLSVQDHNVQ